GAGCAAGGTACAGCTATCATTGGTGAGAGCAAGGAACATAATTTGGGGAGAtgacaaatgaaaagacatgtTGAGGAAAAAAAGATAGGAGCTGGGTGGGAAAggagtttaaaaaatactggggagggcttccctggtggtgcagtggttgagagcccgcctgccgatgcaggggacacgggttcgtgccccggtctgggaagatcccacgtgccgcagagcggctgggcccgtgagccatggccgctgcgcctgcgcgtccggagtctatgctccgcaacgggagaggctacaacagtgagaggcccgtgtaaccaaaaaaaaaaaaaaaaaatactggggacAGTAGTCTAAAGCATGCATTCCCAGTGGAGGTGAAAATTACCAAGGGGGTGAAAAGCAGTTTTGGGAACgccaaaaaaaagagtagatattatGGTGGTTTGTGACCCTCCAAAGGGCCACCATATAAAAACAGACATGCAGTGTATTTGTGGTATCAACATTTCATGACAGAGGTGCAATTAGGGAAAAAATGTCTTAAAAGCCTTGTTGAGGGTGAGGGGGTGTTAATAAAATAGAGGTTGAGGAACTGTGATGTAGACTCTGTGGTGCCCATGGAACTTTTTGACATTTGTCAATGATTCTTCTGTTCTCAGACGTGTTAGACAACTCATTTGTCTCGCACAGTGTTTGCTCATGGCTTCATGTGCCTGCCCATCTTCCCCAAAGCCCTAAATGACCACGTTTTGCCCCTTTAAACTCTTCTCTTCAAGCTACAGCTAACTGAATGTGGGTGGATGCAAGCAGAGACCGGTTAAGGCATTGACTGGCCAGTGAGTGACCAGGAAGCCTGGCTGCAGCCACTTCTCTCATCAGACTTCCGTGGTGCTGTTCTGTATCGGTATGATGTCTCCTCCGCTTCTCCCTTTGAGATGACTTGAGTGGGTATCAAAAGAGCCCAGGTCATGACATCTCCCCAGTCAAGACGCTTTCAGTCTCATTTGAGTGAGATTGAATGTAATTGAATGAAGATGGAAGAGAAATTTATTTGAATCATTAGCTCTTTGTCCTTCATATATTAATCATATATTAGTTACGGGAGGGCTTTCCTGTACATTGTAGGATTAGCAGCactccaggcccctccccagcAGATTCCAGAAACACCCCCCTCCCAaagtgtgacaaccaaaaatgtctctaggtGTTGCCAAATGTCCACTGGGGGGCAAAGTCACCTCTGGTTGAGAACTACAGATATTGAGAAACTAGAATATCAGAAAATTATCAGTCTCCTAATGGTATCATTATGATCAGAAATGCCATAAAGGGTTTGTGATCTGCTGTTAAACATCACCTTAATGAGGATGTTACCAGAAACTACGGACAACAGTCCTTGAGAGCCGAGACCAGTGTTGTTACCAAGATATTCACAGCTAACAATAGTGAGCAGCAGATGCTTTCTAAGCATGTTCCGTATATTAGCTCATTCGTTCTCCTGGCAACTCCAAGGAGTTGGTACTACTATTATTCTACCCACCCTACAGGTAAGGGAACTGAGACATGAGATGTTAAGGGACTTGCTGAGGTCCCCCAACTGGTGATAACAAAGTCACCCAGGCAACCCAGTTCTAGAGaccatgttctttttaaatttaatttatttatttttggctgcattgggtcttcgttgctgcacgcgggctttctctagttgaggcactcaggggctactcttcatcgcggtgcacgggcttctcatcatggtggcttctcttgttgcagagcacgggctctaggcgcatgggcttcagtagttgtggcacacaggctcagtagtggtggctcgcgggctctagagcgcaggctcagcagttgtggtgcacgggcttagttgcgctgcagcatgtgggatcttcccggaccagggctcgaacccatgtcccctgcattggcaggcggattcttaaccactgcgccactggggaagcccccaATTAGGCATTTCAGGCCATTATGTTTTCTCTAGACATGAGAGAGCTCATTCCCCAAACCTCATTACTAGCCCTGAGAAATTTAGATCAAATTCGTCCCTCATCTATGTTCAAACTCATCCTTAGatcccatgcagctcaataggcTTGGGAGGCAAACAAATGCCTTCCTAtttggggggttgggggctgAAACAGATGTCTCCAAAGTGGAAAGGCTGTTTTGCAGAACACAGTCCTCTATACTCATCATGGGTTCTCAGCTCCCCGAATTCCCCATGTTTCATAACTGAATGTACTGCCACTTGCATCCCTGAACTCTGGTGCCAGCCACCTGAACGCTTCAATAGGAGATGTTCCATTGCTCTCTAAACCTCACTCAGCACTGGGtcagagttttatttatttattttaaagttcaggAGTTTATTAGGGAAATATGAAAGCTTAAGACACCCCAAGTGACAGAAAGAAAACTCTGAATATGTCCCTTTTCAAGCCAAGTGGAGGCCTGGCCTTGACCTTCCCAAAAGGACAAGAAACTGGTGGGTTAGCAACAACATCCTCTAGCAGCCACCTCACCAGGGCTCCTCAGCCAGGAATGCTTCCCACCCCTGGCCAAAGTTGGGGAGGAGACAGACTATTTATAGAAGCAATGCAGAGGCAATGAGAGCTGTAAGGAAaggccgagagagagagagagagagagagagagagagagagagagagagagagagaggtggggaggacCTGGACAGAGTCCCAGGCTTTTTGCTCTTAGCGCCTCAGATGTGTTGACAAGTAGTTGTACAAAGTGTTACTGAAGAGGTAAAGTGCCTAATGTTGTTTCTGAGAGTTCCCCTGGACTCCTCCCCACATGGCACATCACACTGCTGGGTGTACCTGGCAGAGCCCAAAGGtcacatttttgaaataaaaaaaaacaagaataagcCCTGTTGTTCtttaaggaaagaggaaggggctGAAGACTGCTGGGGCCTTTCCCACGAGGCCTTTTCCTTCTGTAAAAGCAACTTCCCAGCAGCAGCATGACCCAGTTATAGGTGACGGTCTCACCATTTGTCACCGTCGCTTCATTCAGTGTACTCTATTCTCTGTTCAAGAGCCGTCTAGATCTTAAATAAGATCCTGAGATTTCCATGTGGCTAGTCTCTTTCCTTGTCTTGGGATGGGTGACTCttttggagatggaaaagcaagcaGCTCTGTACTCCAGCATCCCACAGAGATGGTTCCTAAGGAAGTTGGTAACTTTAAGACAATTCAGGTAGAGGCTGAAATCTCAGAGGGGAAATCAGAGATGGTCGAGTCTATCACTGTCTCTCCCCCTCACTGGCCCTCTTCACTCTGTTTGCACCCTCACCTACTGCCCTGGCCTTATTTTCAATGTTGGGGAAATtttcatagttttggaagatttgGAGAGGCAAGAAGCATTTGCCTGGGAGATTCTAGGCTCTCGAGGAGGGTCTAGAGTGGCTTGGGTTTAGGTATTAGAATAAATTCACTCCTTTAAAGCCCATATAAATTAACATCAAAGACCCAGCTGGCAAAGGTGCCTACTCAAGCATCTCAGGTGGTGGTGCAGCCCAAGAGCTGCTCGGCGGAATGGAGTGTGAGAATTCCCATCTGACATCAAGGGAGCTCTGTGAAGTGAGGACCATGTCAAAAGTGGGCATGGGAACAAAAGGAAAGATGAAATAATGGTATCTCTCAGAATTGAATAAAGTGAAATGTTTGGAAAGTCAGGACCCTGAGGTTCACGGAGTTCCAGACATACATAGACCTTCCTATTCCTTCCAACCTGAGGACAGCACCTGTGTCAGGAGTAAGTGCTTAGATACTTGTCAtgtgctgaaaagtcagctgtctTGGAGCAAGAAGGCAAAGAGAGCTGCTGCCCAGGGCAGGGTGTACCATTGTCAGGCTGGCTGTGGAAGAGTTACGCAGAGTCAACTGATAAACATACAGAATCCCAGCCTCTCCTGGGAGATTCCATTTCCAGCAGATCTGAGGCAGGGCATGGCAAAACACATCTTtaacaggtgattctgatacacaaaCTAGATTTGGGGAATCCTGCAAAGATTGGGGGAAACAACTTTTCTTGTTAGGGGAGGTGACCAGGAAGAGCTGAAGAGCACCGCTCATATTATAACCGAGGTCCTCTGGCTGAGGCATGAGATTAAAAGAACTCCAGAACCTAGGGTGATACATCTGGTATTATTATAGCTTACGCTGCACACAAGAAAAAGGCTTAGCTGCTAGCTGTCTACTTTGTACAAATTCTTAAGAGGGCAGTGTATCGATCAGTATTGATCAGTTGAGACTTAGTCCATCATCTGAACCAAACACTGTCTTAACAGTTTTTTCTATGTGCGGGTGATAGATAAtaacaaaagtatttttaaaaaatctataaagatgagaatatatatatttatatatatatgtataactgaatcactttgcaatacacctgaaaccaacacaacattgtgaatcaactatgtttcgataaaagctttttaaaaattaaaaaataaaatattctagtcaaaaaaatctgtaaagatGTTCAGGCTGTTAGTTAGGATCCCATAAGAATGAGCATTTACTACGAAGTAATTAGAGAGCATGAAAAGGTACACTCCAAACAGAATCTTATTTTGGAATTTTAGTGTTAACAGATGGCAGCTTCACAGGTTAAAACAGGAAAACACTGGGGGGAACTGATGTCCAAATTGGGCCCGGCCATCCCGTGAACGTAAAAGCTTCCTCTGTTGTGCAGAGATTTGGTTCCCCATTTGTGGGAACCGATAGCTGCGATGGTCAGGCTCACAGGTGCGTGTCCAACCCTGTTGCCCATTCTCTTGTTGAATCCCCGGGGAGCTCTGAGGGCTCAGGGCTCACATCCCTGTTGAATGTGCTGCTGGGCTATTTGGTGGGAGACCCATTTCCCTGGTttttcctgtctctctcctttcccactgGGCAAGATGTGGACAGAAGAGATTATGGATTTACTCCAGTGATACTGCACGGTGCCACATAGGCCCCGGACCACAAAGTCTCTGAGGTATACATAGGTGAGAAGGCcaagaagagaataaagacaTCGCTTCTGTTTTGTTGGTGGAGTATGCCCCTCACATAAGGTTCCTAAGTCTCTTCTCTAGATATGAGCAGAGACGCAAAGATTTCCCGACTTGAGCAGGTTTGGGCACAACTCACGCTCCCGCGTACACTGACACACGCGGTCAAGGCTCAGAAGCTGCCCCTGGTTAACGTGGCTGAAGCTGGTGCCAGGTGGAGACAGAGCCTCCTCAGCCCTCTCGGTAGGCTTGCCCAGCGGGGCCCCAGGTAGACAGAAGGTTCAGCGACAGGTTTTTCTGCCCTTGCTCAGATGTGACAGGGTGGTAGCCCAGCAAAGCCATGGTTTTCCTGCAGACTTTCTGAAGCCGAGAAACCTTTTCATAAGGCAAGGACCAGCGCCAGGCCTGAGAGACATTGAGGGCGTTCCTGGCATTTGTGTGGAAGGCATGCTGCCCCGTGCCCTTGCCTCGAGTGATGTTGTGCACCCAGGTCTGGAGCTGGGGCAAGAATTTCAAGCCTGCATATTCATACATTCGGGCAGTCTGGGCCAGGGGGTCCCGGACCAGGTCCTCATAGCGCACGAGCAAGTAGCGCTGCCTCAGGGCTTTGGGCAAGGACTGCACAGCCTTGTAGATCTCCAGCTGGCTTTGGCAGATGACTTGCATCGCATAGTAGGGTTGATCCTCCTTTCTGAGTTTCTGTAGATGCTGCCCCATCACGATGTGGCTGTCAGTCATGAGTTCCTGCGTGGTGTGTTCTCGGGAACGGAACACCGCCCGGGGGTCCCGGACCAGGTGCACAATGTGCAGGTTGAGGGAAGGGTCTCTCAGCAGCGGGTAGAGCACCTGCAGGTTGAAGAAACGTACCTCCTTGAGCACCACGTGGCTGTAAGTGCGGCAGGCCTTCTCCACCACCTCAAAGGGCTCTTGATGGCACAGAAGCCTACAGTCAGCCTGGGGTATGATCTGATCTCGCGGGAAGATGTTGCAGGCAGGTGGAGAACACAGGGCCCGGCTGCCTTCCCACTGGAAGAGGCTGGACTGTTTTCGGGGGCCAGGTTTCATGTAGGCATCAAAGACGCTCATGTCACACAGAAAGACAGCCCGTATGAGATCCCGCACTGCCATATGCAACCTCTGGGCAGTACTTTGTGTGAAGGTCATCCAGACGTGCCAGGCAGGCTCCATCAGGTAGAAGACATCTGGGTGCTGTCCAAAAAGCTGCCCTACGAAAGAGGAGCCAGAGCGCCACGAAGACAGGATGAGCACGTGCATGTTCGCGGGCTTGGGTTCTTCCTTCATCTGCAGGGGGTTGAAGTTGTGGGAGTACAGAAGGATGAATAGAACAAAGACAGCCATCTGGGAAGCCAGGAACAGTAGTAGCTTCATTTGGGGGGGCGGTTTCATGCTGAAGTAGAAGACCTTCAAGGAACAAGCGGAGGGGCTATGTTAGGCTAATGTCTTGGTATCTGACTTCCATCCCCTTTCTAGCCGAAGCTACTTTCTCCCTGACCCGCACCAAGGGGCAACATAGAATGCTGGAGCCTTCTTGCAATGAATTGCACAAATCCTTCTCCAAATTAATTCCTGTCCCTTGCAGTTAGTGTGTCAATAAGCTCTATTGCTTTTTAAGCTCTTTCTTTTTAGGCTCTTTACTTCTTCCCTCCTGGTCCTTCTTGTCCATGCAGCTACAAAAATGTGTGAACTCAGCCATATTTCATGAATATAGGGAAAACAGGTTCACCCTGGTGACACACATGTCTTCACACAGGCCATGTGGGCAAAGCTTAACCACAGTCTGAGTCAAGTTTTGGTTGAATGCCCCATGATTCCTTCAGAAACTATGGGCGATAAGCTGACTTGTGAGGAACTGCCTTGAGGCCCGCCCCCACACCCCCATCTTGAGGGATAGTGCCGAGGCCATTTCTCACTACCCTCCTTCATCTCAGTTAAGCACAGGACTTTCAATACCCTGAAGGATACGCTGCAGACTGTGAAACTGCTTGGCTTTGGTTTGGAGTCGTCTCCTCAGTGGCAAAGTGCCCATGGCGCCTATCATCTGATCCCCTCTGATTTGGTCTCATCCTGTGGGACTAGGGACATGAGGAGCTGACCCAATGCTGTCCTCGTGTCTGTGTATGTAATAAACTATCTGAATCTATTTGGGTTGAATCGTAGTTGCCTTAGCAGCCAACTTTATGAAACTGTGGCAAGCCAACCTAAGAGCTGCAATAGTGATTCTGTGGCCTGTTAGCCACTGTGCTTCTGCTTGGGGTAATGTTTGACCACTTGACACAACTTAGTCAGGGTTGCTCAGTACAGTTGGGCATGTTGTATACTGCCCAACCCTAGGAAATGCCACTTCATCAAgaatttaagatatttattatttaacaaaATGTCTGGTAGGTGACAGTTAAGTATCTGGGTTCAGTAGGATAAATACATTAGGATGGTTTTCCAGTTCTTAGATGTTAAATGTCTAGAGAAAGGAATTTCACTGTGTAATTTACACTAAGGCTCAAACAGACTGGTGGCACCGCTGGACTCACTCCCTTCACACCAGGGCTTTGTGTGAAAAGACCACTGTTCCCAGTGCCATGCTAGAATATTATTCCAGGGGAGCTCTTAACTCTCTTTATGGGTTGAGATGACTCTGGATCATTTTGGGTGACTTCCTGGCATAAATAACTATTGAGAGATATAATAGATATTTCACATAGtgtaatgtaaaatgttaacagtagcaAGATGCTAATTTGCATATCACTCTATACTCAAGAAATCCTTCCTTCAAGCTttgataaagaagagaaaatatgtttCTAGACAATAATTGCAGCTGGGTTTAGCATATGCTATTCTCCTGGTGATAGGTCTcatcaccaattttttttttttaagttttgaatagCTAATAGTCACATGGTTCAAATTGTTTTTAAGAGTATCATTATCATGGACATTAAATCAGACTCAGAATTTAAAAGAAGGGCTTCCTAAGATTCCACATTCAGTAAGGGAATAAGGACAGTGCTTGCCAGCCTGTAGCCTAGCCTGTCACACTCCAGGTCTTTAACATATTGAATGTTAGGTGAGGGGAAATCCTATGACAACAGTTATGTCTCTGGAGGAGACCTATAGTCATAAATTAGAAAATTTCTAGAGCTATTTGTAAACAGGCGTAATGACATACTTTTTAAAAGGGTCATAGAATTTTTCTAGGGGAAAGAACACCTAAGAATTTTACCAGCTGCCGAATCAATCTCTTCTCTATTTACTGACAGCTAGTATTTATCTACGAGCTGGTGTTTTATCATCACTATACAGTGAAATATATTCTTCCAACACCTGTCCTCCATCTGCCTATTTCCCAGCTTGCCCCCAAACAGCAACTGggttcattttttaatgtgtccTTTCAGTTGCTTTATGCGTACACAAGAAAATTCCGATGTATATGTAGTcttaatttttcccctttttataacaCAAGAAGTTGCAGGTTATCCACACTGTGCTGCAACTTGCTTTGTTAACTTAACAGTATGCCTTGGAGAGCTTTCCATGGGAGTACATAAAACgtttcctcattcctttttacCACTGTGTAGAATTTTATTGTATAGaggtaccacaatttatttaaccagtgtcCACACTGATGagcttttgggttgtttccagtcttttgccaTTTCAAAAATTTCAATAATGACCTTTATGTTCATACATCATTATATAAGTATGTAAGCTTACtccccagaagtgggattgctgaatcaaagAGTATGGGTATGTGTACCTTTGGTATCTGTTGTCCAGACAGCCTTCATACTGGTCATAAACCATTCTGTGTATCTAGAAGTCCAGAGATTCTAGAGAGTAAATTTTAGAGGAGGAATTGGGCAGTCACAGATGTGACTCTTGGAGTTTATAGCTTGCTTCCTGAAGAGGTAGAGCATGCTTGGCCAGCCCATGGGCTTCCCTTGGAAGTCCCCTGAACCTTCTAGGAAGTGTGTAATGACTTCAACCAAACCTTGAGTGGCGATGGCCCAGAAACCCCTCTCTTTCATTCATTACAACAATGCATTTCCTCCACATGTGCCAAAAGATCCAGTGAGGATCATCTCTCCTAGGTGCCAAAAACccactttgctgtatgccaggAAAATGTCGATGAATGGCAATCCTTGTCCTGGCCCTGAAGGTCAGAATGGGGCCAGCTAAGATACGTTCCTATTCTTTTAAACTTGAGCCCAAGAGGAAATGATTAGAAACTAAGCCATTTTTGACAATGGCTCAAGAatacccaccccccagccccgcaggtATTGAGGAGACGACTAGCAAGAGCTCTTCTCCCAAAGGCAGTGTGAGTAAGAGGAAAAGTTTGGAACAAAGATAGGAAATAATGGagcaaaagagagaggaaagaacttgacCTGTGTACAATTATAAGGATAGAATTTTATATGCAGAGCCTATAATCGGCTCAGGAAAAAGCTAACATTTCCTAGGGACTAGCAACGTAGACCTTACAGAAGTCCGTCCTCCGTCCCCCTCTCTGACTTTGGGCCTGCTCAGTGTTTGCTCCGAGCCCTCCTTGCCTGCCAATGGCTCCTGGCCTCATGCCCATTCTCTCCCGGAGCTGGAGCCTGGCCTTTGAACTCATCCCCAGTTGTCCTCAGGCTTTAATTGACCACGGTTCTCAGGAATTCCCAAGGAAACCCTCCGacttctttctctgctttttctttcggCGAGCAATTTCCCTGGCCAGAAGGAAAGTATGCTTTTGTAAAGTGAGTCCCATCTGCTGTCACTGGGATCTAGACACAACCTGGATCTAAGCAACCCATGATGGGGCTGATGAGAACAGTCAGGGAACACTTTAGGGTGTGTCTCAGGGAAAGCTTATCTCTGCTTTCCCTGGAATCAGTGGTAGAGGTGGctccaggaagagaaggaaactcAAGGCTTTTCATGGCAGGTTCCTCTATTCTAGCCGTCACCTCTCCCCAGCTGTCCTATATTAACCTCCTCTGTAGTCCTTGGGGTCGGGAAGCATTCATGAGCGGTCTGTAACAAGACTTCCACCTTCCTGAGTGTTCTTTTTTAGCTGTTTGATTGCATGCTTGAACCTGCCCTCCCTGTTACGTAATCCTGAATGTGTTAGCCTGGTCTTCTTCGTCCTCTCATTTCTCCCCCTGAGCTCTCCCCCTCATCCACCGCTGCCTTGAAAAACATCCCGAAAGGGTGGTAGTGACGCAGCACCTACTTCAGGCACAGGGGCCATGAGGCACCAGGATGGGAGACCTCGCCCAGCAGCCTGATTCCAGAGGGCTGCATTCTAGATGACCCTCAAGGCCATATCGTGGGGCCTATTCGAAACAAAATAATGAGTTCtgaggaaaaacacaaacatacatcAATTTAAGAGCCCTGGATTCCAGCCGCTGacaaatttctaatttatatttcccaGTGAGATTATGCCCCCCAAACCAGAAATTAGAGAAGGCAGAAGACATTCgcacagagagagaggagagctggATCGGGGAGACCTGCATCCACACATATAGCTGCAGAACCTGGAAACCTGTGAGGTAAGCACCTGGGCAAAGGGTATCCACGCAATAACAAGCTCTAACTAGACTGAAGGGTCTTTGCAATTTCTGTGTCTCTAGTAACAACGACAGTGCCTGGCGTCTAGTAGGGGCTCAAGAAACAtctattgaatgaatgactgaatgaacaaaCATTTGTAGTGTGTTTTTTTACTATTTGAGGTGCCCTCATTGACCTGAGTAAGGAAAGCAGGacaagatatttttttattttgcacatGTAAAAGTATTTAACTTCCAATTAGAAGTTCCAGACTTAGCCAGAGCCTTACAAGATAGAAAGAAGTCTCTTCTACCTTGGCTGACTCACTGGTCTCaaatttaatcttattttacGTCTGAACAGCTCTCCACAACTTTGAAAGCCCTTTTAGCCACGGTAATGACAACAGTCCGATTAAATATATAGAACAGTGATGAGCCACACCTCTGTGTTTCAGAATAAGTGAACTTTAAATAATTGTCTCAACGATAGAAATAGCCCTGCCTGATCAGACCCGGATCTTTTGGGTCCCAGGTCTGAGAATTCAGTTATCACACTAAATCTTACCTGAGCTAGAGAAAATCTGTAGCTCCCAGCACCTCCGGTCCCCACTCCCCAACACCTGAGCAGAGGAGAAGCTGCAAGAAGTACAGAGACTGAGGTCCCGAAGCCAGTATCTGAATGAGTAAAACACGTCAGGGGGACTAGCTACAAAAATATACATCAGAATAGCCCTACTCACATTCTAGACTCTTTCTTACTCTTTTAGGGATAgagcggggagggagaggggagctgCTGGCAGGCAGCTTGTGCTTTTTGGGGAAGATTATCCTGGTGATTCTGATTCAACCCCCCACCAACACCTCCCCTCCGCCATCGCCCAGAAAATTCCCAGCTTACTTGCCCCAGGTTGTCTGATACTCTGCTCCAAGAACCTGGGAATAATGGCCCTGCTTTGGAGGTGTAGAGAAAATTCTCTCCTTACCTTGTTAATGGCTTAGGCTTCCCCACTGCTCTAAAGGCTCACTGCTAGCCAAGCTGTGCAGCTTTTCTCCTCTGACTCACCAACTCTCCTAtcagctccctcctcctccttgcaTACTGCATAACCATCCCTACTCAGAGCAAATTCCACTGCCTTCTGTCTCTGGCAAAAAATTACCCACCTTCCAAGACAGGGTTAAGAAAGCATCGCTCCCAGAGAGACTTGATATTAGCAGCTTTAACCCTGAGATACTCAAGGGGTGGGGAGACTCTGCTTGAATGGGCGGGGCCCGGAGAAGCAAAGGAGGAAGCATTCTCTCCCACCACTGGGAGGCGATCCTGGAATGTAGATCCCTTGAAGGCAGCGGAATAGGTTAACTACCTTAGGgcaaagtggaaaaagaaaagggaccCCAGAACCTTGCTCTTATCTCTGCTGCAAAAAGAGGAGAAAACCTGGAAGCGATTTCTGGATTCCACCTTCCTGCTCACTCCACTGGATTTAgggagaacacattttttttggcCTCTGTGTCTTATTCAACATCTTCACTCTTCTTGCAGGAGGTAGTAACTAGAGGTACTACGTAGATGTAATAACTCATTTTATGGGAGGACACATATGTATTGGCATTTAGTTGGGGTACGGGAAAAGAAATTTCcccctcaagaaaaaaagaaacaagttatcATGAAAAATAATATCTTCTTACTAGCTGTATGTACTTGGGCAAATCACACAACTACTCTGAGGTACTTTACATGATTGTTGTGAGTGTAAAACAATAggtgaatttttattaaaaaaatttttttttaatcattattatattttgcagtacgcgggcccctcactgctgtggcctctcccgttgtggagcacaggctccggacgcgcaggcccagcggccacagctaacgggcccagccgctccagggcacgcgggatcctctcagaccagggcacgaacccgcgtcccctgcatcggcaggcggaatcccaaccactgtgccaccagggaagcccatattttttatttatttatttttaaattttatttttatttacttatttttggctgcgttgggtctttgctgctgtgcgcgggctttctctggttatggtgagtgggggctagtctttgGTGTGGTGCACgatcttctcattgcggtggcttctcttgttgtggagcacaagctctaggcgtgtgggattagttgctccacggcacatgggatcttcccagaccagggctcgaacctctgtcccctgcattggcaggtggattcttaaccactgctccaccagggaagtcccaataggtgaatttaaaaatatatatattttttaattgaagtgtagttgatttacaatgttgtggcaatctctgctctatggcaaagtgactcagtttaggtgaattttttattcaattaaattaaacttagggcttccctggtggcacagtggttgggagtccacctgccaatgcaggggacatgggttcaagccctggcccagaaagatcccacatgccacagaggaactaagcccgtgagccacaactactgagcctgcactctagaggccgcgctctagagcccatgctccacaacaagagaagccaccacaatgagaagcccacgtactgcaacaaagagtagcccccgctcgccacaactagagaagcccgcgc
Above is a genomic segment from Kogia breviceps isolate mKogBre1 chromosome 18, mKogBre1 haplotype 1, whole genome shotgun sequence containing:
- the CHST4 gene encoding carbohydrate sulfotransferase 4, whose translation is MKPPPQMKLLLFLASQMAVFVLFILLYSHNFNPLQMKEEPKPANMHVLILSSWRSGSSFVGQLFGQHPDVFYLMEPAWHVWMTFTQSTAQRLHMAVRDLIRAVFLCDMSVFDAYMKPGPRKQSSLFQWEGSRALCSPPACNIFPRDQIIPQADCRLLCHQEPFEVVEKACRTYSHVVLKEVRFFNLQVLYPLLRDPSLNLHIVHLVRDPRAVFRSREHTTQELMTDSHIVMGQHLQKLRKEDQPYYAMQVICQSQLEIYKAVQSLPKALRQRYLLVRYEDLVRDPLAQTARMYEYAGLKFLPQLQTWVHNITRGKGTGQHAFHTNARNALNVSQAWRWSLPYEKVSRLQKVCRKTMALLGYHPVTSEQGQKNLSLNLLSTWGPAGQAYREG